The genomic window GTGGTGGCTGACTTAAATGAAGAGGATATTGCTAAGACTGTTTCAGAAATTGAAGAAGCTGGTGGCAACGCTGTAGCTATGGTCGTTAATGTAACAGACCGTGAGCAAGTGGATAACATGATCGCAAATACAGTTGCAAAATTTGGTCGTGTTGACATCGTTATTAATAACGCTGGTATTACAGCAGATGCACAGCTTTTAAAAATGGAAGAAAGTCAATGGGATCGTGTTATTGATGTAAATCTAAAAGGCGTGTTCAATGTTGGTCAAGCCGCTGCTCGTCAAATGAAAGAGCAGCAAGGTGGCGTTATTCTAAATGCATCCTCTATTGTCGGTCTATATGGAAACTTTGGTCAAACAAATTATGCCGCTACAAAATGGGGTGTAATAGGTATGGCAAAAACATGGGCGAAAGAGTTAGGTCGTTTTAATATTCGTGTAAACGCTGTCGCTCCTGGCTTTATCATGACACCTATGACAGAAAAGATGCCAGAAAAAGTACTTGAGATGATGAAATCGAAATCACCGCTTAGTTCACTTGGTTATCCTGAAGATATTGCAAATGCATACGCTTTTCTTGCTTCAGATGAAGCACGCTTTATCACAGGCACCGTATTAAGTGTAGATGGTGGAGCTGTACTATAATTTCCCACAAGCACCCTCTCAAAGAGGGTGCTTGTTATGTTTTTCCACTGTGTTGTCCTCTTTTAACGCTGATTTTTATGATTATAGCCCATACATTTCCGAAAAAAATCGCATATTGTATAAGCGTACCTATTTTGCAAATGGAGGGCTCTTTCATGAATCTTGCTCTATTACTCGTACTATCTATCATTTTTTTTATAACAGATACTGTTCCTCCACAGCTTAAAACGTCACATAAACCAAAGGTCATTGCCCATCGTGGTGCTTCAGGCTATGCCCCTGAACATACATTTGCAGCTTTTAATAAAGCGATTGAGCAGCAGGCTGATTACATCGAGGCTGATATACAAATGACAAAAGATGGCGAGCTCATCCTCATACATGACCCTACGGTTACTAGAACAAGCAACGGACATGGAACTGTTATGAATATGACGTTACAAGAAATACGCCGATTAGATGCCGGTAGCTGGTTTAACCCATACTTATATCACACAGAAACTATCCCAACACTTCAGCAATTTTTACGAAAATATGCTGGAAAGATTGGTCTATTACTCGAGCTAAAAGATCCTGTATTATACCCTGGCATTGAATCTGCCTTGGCTGATCAGCTGAAGAAGCACCATTTACATGAGCAAGGTGACCACTCCATTATTGTGCAATCCTTTGATGCTCAATCCATTAAAAAATTCCATTCTTTGCTTCCTGCCGTTCCTACTGGCTTTTTAACGTCTGTTACATTAGATGACACCAAATTAGCTACATTGGCAAAATATTGTAAATATATTAACCCAAACCAATTTATCGCATCTTCTGATTTATTAACTCGTATTAAAGCCCATGATTGTAATAGCTTTGTCTGGACTATTAACTCTGTTGATGCATACAACCGGGTAGCGAACCTTCACGTAGACGGTATTATAACAGATTATCCAGATTACTTTTCCTCGACATCTAGTTTGAGCTATAGCTAAATCAACCTATAGGAGTTGAAAGTTTCAGAAGCCAAAGAATATTAGCTTTTGCTCTCGACACGAAAAAATGGAAGGCAACCCTACTTAACGGCGCAGAGCAAGAGGACACAGGAAGCGCGATAGCCATATCAATCAATGGCTGACTATCGTAAGAGGACGTAAAAAGCGGGTAGTTTTTTATAAAAATTGTTTGTGATTATAAGGTTATGCGTGAAATTTCAAGGTTTATGCGCCAATTTTTGAGGTTTATGCGTAAAACCCTCTGGTTTATGCGTAAAGTTCTGTGGTTTATGCGTAAAAACCTCTAATTTATACGTACACAAAGCAGTTGGTTTATGCGCATGGAGGCAGGCGAAACAACACTAGCCCCCGCCAGAAATTAATCTAGGCTCAAAACTTTACACTTTCTAATGTACAACAAAGAAAACACGCCGATTGGCGAGCCTTAAGGCTTAGACAGAGGCGTAGTTGCACTTATGCGTTAGGAAAGCATAAGTTTCGAAAAAAATTTGATACTCTCTATTAACAAAAAAAGGCTGGCTACGGCCAACCTATTTTTGTTTCATAACAAATCCAAGCATTAAGCTTTGGATGATATTCGGTTTTTCAAAAATCGTGACATGCCCGGATCCAGGAATAACAGCGAATTCGGCCTGCGGTATATGTTCTACTATAATCTCTGAAAATTTACGGGGTGTTAAAATGTCCTCTTCTCCATACACAACTAGTGTAGGACATGTAACCTTATGTAATTCCTCTGTCACCTTACTATCGTTAATAAAAGTATCATATAAAGCCATTTGTCCCTTAAAGTAATCCGCTTCAATTTGGTTTAACATAGTTGCTCTTTCATGTAAAAACTCAAGATTTGCTTCTACAAACTCACTGCCGTACAGTGATGGCACGGCTCCCCAGAAAAATTTTTCACCTATGCCTTGTTTGGCAAGCTCTCTCCAACCTTGTACAAATAGCTTTGTTGTTTCATCTATTTCACTTGTCCCATCAATGATAACTAAACTTTGCACGACTTCCGGATTCTCAATTGCACATCGCAACGCTACTTGGGCGCCATAGGATGTCCCGATGAAATGTGCACGCTCAATCCCAAGCTCTTTCATTAACGCCATTGCATCAGAAGCATGCTCTTGAAACGAATAAGGTCCAAGTGGTTTATCCGATTTCATTTGCCCTTTAAAATCATGCAACAATACTTTGTACTGTTTTTCAAACAATGGATAGTACAAAGCCCAACTAGCAGTTGTTGTCATAACTCCATTAAAAAACATCACACATTCATTTGCATCTTGATCTCCTAGTAATTCATAATACAAGTCGTATCCATTCACACGAAAAAATGCCATACTTTCGCCTCCTTTACCCTTAGTAAACTACGGCATGTATAACATGTAAAGACAATTTTGTAAACCTTTTCAACAGAATTAGTAAAATTCATTCAAATATTTTAATTTCGTTCGACCACTTTATAGAATTTTTATAAGCGCGATGTACCCAAGCCTCACTAACATCTAGCGCTGTAATAGCTTGTTGTAATTTAATCCAATCTGCCTTTTCAATTGCTTCGATGATATTTAATACTTTTCGATACGTATTTAGTTCACCAACTAAAGCCCCTTTTATATCAGCTGTAAGTGGTAAATCCGATAAAATTTCGTGAAAGTTCGCCTTCATAATTTTATCCATTAATGACATGAGTCCCACAAGAAAATAACTAGAATTTTCATGTTTTTGCACACTAATATCTGTTGCTAATAGTTCACAAAATTTTGCGCGAATTAAACTTTCCTTTACTATTTCTTGATTGACTACCGTTTGATTTAAAAAGCTCTCTCGTATTGCCAGGAAGAAGATCCATTTTCTTAATTCTATTAATCCTATTAACACTACAGCTTGTTTAATAGATTTAATTTCATAACGCGGTTTTAATGCAGGCGAATTTATTAACTTTAACAGCCTATATGAAAGCGATACATCTTGTTCAATGATCCTTACAATGTAATCAATATCGGGGTCCACATTATCAAATGCTTCCATAATAACAAAGTATGTATGGCTATATTGTGGAATATCTCTCGACGAATGCATAGACGGCTTGCTAAGAAAAAACCCTTGAAAGTATTTATATCCAGCTTCCACGGCTTGTCTATATTCCTTATCAGTTTCTAGCTTTTCGGCAAGAAGCTTAATATTAAATTGGCTAGCCAGCTCTTCAATTTCACGCCTTTCTTCCAAGGTTGTATTTAAAAAGTCGACTTTTATAATGTCGGCGTACTTTAACAAACGTAGCATATCTCTATTTTTTATGTTGTAATCATCTAGAGCAATTTGATAGCCTAATTCCTTCAGTTGGCCAATAATCTCCAAATTCTCTTCTGTGATAGTCATTGTTTCTAAAATCTCTATAATTAAGCTATGTGGCGAGAAATATTGTGGTATTTCCATACTTAGTAGTTTTTCGGTAAAATTAATAAAGCTTTTTTTCCCCTCACATAGCTTCTCTATTCCGATATTTAAAAAACTATTAATAATAACATCCGTTGTCGCAACATTCTCATCAGCATTTGAAAATGCATTCACTACCCCGTTGCTTCTATACAATAATTCATATCCATACACTTCACCTGATAGAGTAAAAATTGGTTGTCTTGCCACGAACACTTCTATGTTCCATCCCTCCCTTTGCAATAGGTCTTTATACCTATTATACATTGTGGTGAGTAACCCAACAACAAATTTATCTTCATTCTTTCATAAGAAAAAGCCAGGTAACTTCCCTGACTTTTACTTTACTTTTACTTATTCTTTTCTTAATTTCCACTTATTAAACTCAAGAAATTCACGAAACTCATCTTTTGAGACACCTGAGTCCATCGCATCTTTAACAAGCTTTAACCAATCTTGGTCAAGATTATCATCCATTTCAGTATCATCGTACAATAACGAGTTTAACGGTATATCTAAAACCGTCGACACTTTTTCGAGAAATTGGATAGATGGATTTGTTTGAAGATTTCGCTCTATTGAGCTTATGTACGACTTTGCTACACCTGCTCGTTCAGCAAGCTCACTCAGCGATAACCCTTTTTGCAATCGGTACTTCTTCAAGCGATCCCCAATCATGTTATGTACTCACCTTCTTTTTCTAATTAAGAAAATTATAGCATATTAAGAAAGAAAGTGTATGTCATCAAGGTTATTTATATTAAATTTATTTCTCTACTATATTAATTTTATGTTCAGCAAAAAACGTTTCTATTTCTTTTGGACTAATACCTGCATTTAATGCTTCAAGAATTAAAAGTACCCATTCCTCATCCAACGTATTATGATTTAATACTGCATTCTCCACGTATATGCCCCCTATTATATTGTGTTTCTGAACGTTTCTTTTAACGAACATATAGTTATAATATACTATTCTCCTTTAATACTATGTCGAATGTTCTGAAAATTTAACATTCCCCAAACCATTATGAAATAGGTACTTTATACGTGTTATGCACTGATTTGTTAACTTTACACTATATTCACTTTACTTTTTCTTGTAATATATACTCGGCTCACCTCGACATACGTATTATATTGTCAAAAAATTGGCCCTTTTTTACCATATATAGGTTATTTTTCTTATCCTAAGTTCTTTTTAAAAAATTCTTTATGTACTGTTGTTACCACCATGTTTTCAGAGGAGTAGGGACAAAGGAGCGACAATATTTGTTGTTTATCTTGATTATCGCGGCTCAACCACAATTGTTCAGATTCCCTACTTAAAATAACCGGCATTCTATCATGAATCGGTGCCATTATCCTATTTGCCTCAGTCGTAATAATCGTACAGGTATGAATGGTTTGTCCATTAGGAGCAAGCCAGCTATCATACAGGCCAGCTAAACTAAGTACTGAATCTTCCTTTATTGTTACTTTATACGGTTGCTTTTCACCAGACTCTAATTTTCTCCATTCATAAAAACCTGACGCAGGAATAATACAACGTTTTTTCTCTACTAAACGCTTAAAAGCTGGTTTTTCAGTGATTGTCTCACTTCGTGCATTGATCATCTTACTCGCAAATTTATCATCCTTTGCCCATGACGGAACGAGTCCCCAACGTAGCTCGCCAATTCGATTTGTCTGTCCATCGTGTATAACAGCGGTGACCATTTCGGTAGGAGCAATATTATATCGCGGTGTGTGAAAAGGGGTGACGGATTTGGCATCGTAATACCGCATCAACAATTCTTCAAGCGTAACAGTTAATGTAAAACGACCACACATTTTCCCACTTCCTTTTTTCTCCATTATATCGCTTTCACACACATGAGCAACCTACACAAATTTCCACTTGCATATAGACCGTATGTTCGGTATATAATATTAATACGAACTAACGTTCCTGCAGGAGGGATGAACATGCTTGTATTATTTGAAAAACATATAGGACAACAGCTAGACATTATTTATATGGACCGCCTCAATCGGTTGTCGCAACGCACTATTACTATTCGGGAGATCAAAAACGAACGGCTGTATGCGTATTGTTATACAAAGCGTGCACCTCGAATATTTGCGCTTAAAAATGTTCTAGCTGCAACTGTAAGGAAGCGAGCTGTGTGAACCACATGTCCCATCATTCTCCCTTACTTTCAAAAGATGAGGAACAGATGGTTAAGGACTATATTGTGTTATCCATTTTGCTAACTGTACTCGACCATGAAATAGAACGTTTACCTAACATGAAGCTGAAATTACTACCGTTATATATAAAGCAGCTACA from Bacillus sp. HMF5848 includes these protein-coding regions:
- a CDS encoding anti-repressor SinI family protein; this translates as MENAVLNHNTLDEEWVLLILEALNAGISPKEIETFFAEHKINIVEK
- a CDS encoding glycerophosphodiester phosphodiesterase family protein; the protein is MNLALLLVLSIIFFITDTVPPQLKTSHKPKVIAHRGASGYAPEHTFAAFNKAIEQQADYIEADIQMTKDGELILIHDPTVTRTSNGHGTVMNMTLQEIRRLDAGSWFNPYLYHTETIPTLQQFLRKYAGKIGLLLELKDPVLYPGIESALADQLKKHHLHEQGDHSIIVQSFDAQSIKKFHSLLPAVPTGFLTSVTLDDTKLATLAKYCKYINPNQFIASSDLLTRIKAHDCNSFVWTINSVDAYNRVANLHVDGIITDYPDYFSSTSSLSYS
- a CDS encoding SOS response-associated peptidase, translated to MEKKGSGKMCGRFTLTVTLEELLMRYYDAKSVTPFHTPRYNIAPTEMVTAVIHDGQTNRIGELRWGLVPSWAKDDKFASKMINARSETITEKPAFKRLVEKKRCIIPASGFYEWRKLESGEKQPYKVTIKEDSVLSLAGLYDSWLAPNGQTIHTCTIITTEANRIMAPIHDRMPVILSRESEQLWLSRDNQDKQQILSLLCPYSSENMVVTTVHKEFFKKNLG
- a CDS encoding EAL and HDOD domain-containing protein, which codes for MFVARQPIFTLSGEVYGYELLYRSNGVVNAFSNADENVATTDVIINSFLNIGIEKLCEGKKSFINFTEKLLSMEIPQYFSPHSLIIEILETMTITEENLEIIGQLKELGYQIALDDYNIKNRDMLRLLKYADIIKVDFLNTTLEERREIEELASQFNIKLLAEKLETDKEYRQAVEAGYKYFQGFFLSKPSMHSSRDIPQYSHTYFVIMEAFDNVDPDIDYIVRIIEQDVSLSYRLLKLINSPALKPRYEIKSIKQAVVLIGLIELRKWIFFLAIRESFLNQTVVNQEIVKESLIRAKFCELLATDISVQKHENSSYFLVGLMSLMDKIMKANFHEILSDLPLTADIKGALVGELNTYRKVLNIIEAIEKADWIKLQQAITALDVSEAWVHRAYKNSIKWSNEIKIFE
- a CDS encoding alpha/beta fold hydrolase, whose translation is MAFFRVNGYDLYYELLGDQDANECVMFFNGVMTTTASWALYYPLFEKQYKVLLHDFKGQMKSDKPLGPYSFQEHASDAMALMKELGIERAHFIGTSYGAQVALRCAIENPEVVQSLVIIDGTSEIDETTKLFVQGWRELAKQGIGEKFFWGAVPSLYGSEFVEANLEFLHERATMLNQIEADYFKGQMALYDTFINDSKVTEELHKVTCPTLVVYGEEDILTPRKFSEIIVEHIPQAEFAVIPGSGHVTIFEKPNIIQSLMLGFVMKQK
- a CDS encoding helix-turn-helix domain-containing protein — translated: MIGDRLKKYRLQKGLSLSELAERAGVAKSYISSIERNLQTNPSIQFLEKVSTVLDIPLNSLLYDDTEMDDNLDQDWLKLVKDAMDSGVSKDEFREFLEFNKWKLRKE
- the fabG gene encoding 3-oxoacyl-ACP reductase FabG is translated as MRLQDKIAIVTGGGRGIGASTARKFALEGAKVVVADLNEEDIAKTVSEIEEAGGNAVAMVVNVTDREQVDNMIANTVAKFGRVDIVINNAGITADAQLLKMEESQWDRVIDVNLKGVFNVGQAAARQMKEQQGGVILNASSIVGLYGNFGQTNYAATKWGVIGMAKTWAKELGRFNIRVNAVAPGFIMTPMTEKMPEKVLEMMKSKSPLSSLGYPEDIANAYAFLASDEARFITGTVLSVDGGAVL